One genomic segment of Actinoplanes ianthinogenes includes these proteins:
- a CDS encoding crotonase/enoyl-CoA hydratase family protein, translated as MNRPRVRNALSAEMMAIMRDAWDRVDGDPSIRVAVLTGAGGAFCAGADLKAMTASHPGDTFEDADLSRIDALLKGRRLSKPLVAAVEGPAVAGGTEILQATDVRVAGESARFAVSEARWGLFPLGGSAVRLVRQIPYTVAAEMLLTGRQLSAAEARAAGLIGHVVPDGQALDKALSLAGAIAANGPVAVQAILRTIRETEGLAENDAFAIESKIGTAVFRSDDAKEGPRAFTEKRPPRFQGR; from the coding sequence ATGAACCGGCCGCGGGTCCGCAACGCCCTCTCCGCCGAGATGATGGCGATCATGCGGGACGCCTGGGACCGGGTGGACGGCGATCCGTCGATCCGGGTCGCCGTGCTGACCGGCGCCGGTGGCGCGTTCTGCGCGGGCGCCGACCTGAAGGCGATGACCGCGTCGCACCCGGGCGACACCTTCGAGGACGCCGACCTCTCGCGGATCGACGCCCTGCTGAAGGGCCGGCGGCTGAGCAAGCCGCTGGTGGCCGCGGTGGAGGGACCGGCGGTGGCCGGGGGCACCGAGATCCTTCAGGCCACCGATGTGCGGGTGGCCGGCGAGAGTGCGCGGTTCGCGGTGTCCGAGGCGCGGTGGGGGTTGTTCCCGCTCGGAGGTTCGGCGGTGCGGCTGGTGCGGCAGATCCCGTACACGGTGGCGGCCGAGATGCTGCTGACCGGGCGGCAGCTGAGCGCGGCCGAGGCGCGGGCCGCCGGCCTGATCGGGCACGTCGTACCCGACGGTCAAGCGCTGGACAAGGCCCTCTCCCTGGCCGGGGCGATCGCGGCGAACGGCCCGGTCGCGGTCCAGGCCATCCTCCGCACCATCCGGGAGACCGAGGGCCTCGCCGAGAACGACGCGTTCGCCATCGAGTCGAAGATCGGCACGGCGGTGTTCCGCAGCGACGACGCGAAGGAGGGCCCGCGAGCCTTCACCGAGAAACGCCCTCCCCGCTTCCAGGGCCGCTGA
- a CDS encoding acyl-CoA synthetase, whose amino-acid sequence MAANIADLFEHAVDAFADRIAVCFGEQEISYAELEQRANRLAHFLQDRGVRPGDRVGLYAGNSIEAVVAMIAIYKLRAAMVNVNFRYVENELQFLFADAGLAALVHDRRFAPRVAAVIKELPEVRAVVVLPDGTDAAADGVDYAAALTAGAPRRDFGERSGDDIYLLYTGGTTGYPKGVLWRHEDVWRTLGGGVDFMTGIPLEDEWQQSRRGAAADGMVRLCLAPLIHGNAQWAALMALFAGDTVVMLPHFDADEVWRTIDRRQVNVVVLIGDAMARPIIEAYAGGGYDGSSVVAVSSSGALFSPVVKRQYLDLLPNVLVTDAVGASETGFTGLGVVADVPGGAIEDPRVMPGPTTVVLGDDGRPVAPGEVGRLAKSGYLPLGYYNDPEKTAALLTEVDGVRYAFPGDYARLEEDGTITLLGRGATCVNTGGEKVFPEEVEGALKTCPDVFDALVIGIPDERLGQRVAALVQPRPGVKLDLAGVEGHLRELIAGYKVPRSVWLVDEIHRTISGKADYRWAHQHAAEEPTHAD is encoded by the coding sequence ATGGCGGCAAATATTGCGGACCTGTTCGAGCACGCGGTCGACGCCTTCGCGGACCGGATCGCGGTGTGCTTCGGCGAGCAGGAGATCAGCTACGCCGAGCTGGAGCAGCGGGCCAATCGTCTGGCCCACTTCCTGCAAGATCGCGGGGTGCGCCCGGGTGATCGCGTCGGGCTCTACGCGGGCAACTCGATCGAGGCCGTGGTGGCCATGATCGCCATCTACAAGCTGCGCGCCGCGATGGTGAACGTCAACTTCCGGTATGTCGAGAACGAGTTACAGTTTCTGTTCGCGGACGCGGGGCTGGCGGCGCTCGTCCACGACCGCCGTTTCGCGCCCAGGGTGGCGGCGGTCATCAAGGAGCTGCCCGAGGTGCGGGCGGTGGTGGTGCTGCCGGACGGCACCGATGCGGCAGCCGACGGCGTCGACTACGCGGCGGCGCTGACAGCCGGCGCACCCCGGAGGGACTTCGGTGAGCGGTCCGGTGACGACATCTACCTGCTCTACACCGGCGGCACCACCGGATATCCCAAGGGTGTGCTCTGGCGGCACGAGGACGTCTGGCGCACCCTCGGCGGCGGCGTCGACTTCATGACCGGCATCCCGCTCGAGGACGAGTGGCAGCAGTCCCGGCGTGGCGCCGCCGCGGACGGCATGGTCCGGCTCTGCCTCGCCCCGCTGATCCACGGCAACGCGCAGTGGGCCGCGCTGATGGCGCTGTTCGCCGGCGACACCGTGGTGATGCTGCCGCACTTCGACGCCGACGAGGTCTGGCGCACCATCGACCGGCGCCAGGTCAACGTGGTGGTGCTGATCGGTGACGCGATGGCCCGCCCGATCATCGAGGCCTACGCGGGCGGCGGCTACGACGGCTCCTCGGTCGTCGCGGTCTCCTCCAGCGGCGCCCTGTTCTCCCCGGTGGTCAAGCGGCAGTACCTCGACCTGCTGCCGAACGTGCTGGTCACCGACGCGGTCGGCGCCTCGGAGACCGGGTTCACCGGGCTCGGCGTGGTCGCCGACGTGCCCGGCGGCGCGATCGAGGACCCCCGGGTCATGCCCGGCCCGACCACCGTGGTGCTGGGCGACGACGGCCGCCCGGTGGCGCCCGGCGAGGTGGGCCGGCTCGCCAAGAGCGGCTACCTCCCGCTCGGCTACTACAACGACCCGGAGAAGACCGCCGCCCTGCTCACCGAGGTCGACGGGGTGCGCTACGCGTTTCCCGGCGACTACGCCCGGCTGGAGGAGGACGGCACCATCACCCTGCTCGGCCGCGGCGCCACCTGCGTGAACACCGGCGGCGAGAAGGTCTTCCCGGAGGAGGTCGAGGGCGCGCTGAAGACCTGCCCCGACGTCTTCGACGCGCTGGTCATCGGCATCCCGGACGAGCGGCTCGGGCAGCGGGTGGCCGCGCTCGTGCAGCCCCGGCCCGGAGTGAAGCTGGACCTGGCCGGGGTCGAGGGGCACCTGCGCGAGCTGATCGCCGGTTACAAGGTGCCCCGGTCGGTCTGGCTGGTCGACGAGATCCATCGCACGATCAGCGGCAAGGCCGACTACCGCTGGGCACACCAGCACGCCGCCGAGGAGCCCACCCATGCGGACTGA
- a CDS encoding NAD(P)H-dependent flavin oxidoreductase: MRTELCERLGIRHPVVGFSPSEQVVAAISRAGGLGVLGCVRFNDADELDAVLTWLDDQTQGFPYGVDVVMPSHEPTEGVPADLDRLIPPGHRDFVERTLQRLGVPPLGAGAEKRDGVLGWLHSVARSHVEVALNHPVRLIANALGPPPPDVIAQAHRHGLQVAALAGRADHARGHVASGVDIVVAQGYEAGGHTGEIASMVLVPEVVDAVGEGVPVLAAGGIGSGRQVAAALALGARGVWMGSVWLGTAEYRSAPALREALLKAGSSDTVRSRIYSGKPARLLRNRWTDAWNAEQAPAPLPMPLQNLLVSEAHLRLMESGDPTVVPMPVGQIVGRMNEVRPVADVLADLVAEADETLARLGKLAG; the protein is encoded by the coding sequence ATGCGGACTGAGCTGTGCGAACGCCTCGGCATCCGGCATCCGGTGGTCGGCTTCAGCCCGTCCGAGCAGGTGGTCGCGGCGATCAGCCGGGCCGGTGGGCTCGGCGTGCTCGGCTGCGTGCGTTTCAACGACGCCGACGAGCTCGACGCGGTCCTGACCTGGCTCGACGATCAAACCCAGGGATTTCCGTACGGCGTGGACGTCGTCATGCCCAGCCACGAGCCGACCGAGGGAGTCCCCGCCGACCTCGACCGGCTGATCCCACCGGGCCATCGCGACTTCGTCGAGCGGACCCTGCAACGCCTGGGCGTTCCCCCACTGGGTGCCGGCGCGGAGAAGCGGGACGGCGTGCTCGGCTGGCTGCACTCGGTGGCCCGCTCACACGTCGAGGTGGCGCTGAACCACCCGGTGCGGCTGATCGCCAACGCGCTCGGCCCGCCACCGCCGGACGTGATCGCCCAGGCGCACCGGCACGGTCTCCAGGTCGCCGCCCTCGCCGGCCGCGCGGATCACGCCCGCGGTCACGTGGCGAGCGGCGTCGACATCGTGGTGGCCCAGGGCTACGAGGCGGGCGGGCACACCGGTGAGATCGCCAGCATGGTCCTGGTGCCCGAGGTCGTCGACGCGGTGGGGGAGGGTGTGCCGGTGCTGGCGGCCGGCGGGATCGGCAGCGGCCGGCAGGTCGCGGCCGCGCTCGCGCTCGGCGCCCGTGGCGTCTGGATGGGCTCGGTCTGGCTCGGCACCGCGGAGTACCGGAGCGCTCCCGCGCTGCGCGAGGCCCTGCTCAAGGCCGGATCGTCGGACACCGTCCGGAGCCGGATCTACTCCGGCAAGCCGGCCCGGCTGCTGCGCAACCGCTGGACCGACGCCTGGAACGCGGAGCAGGCGCCGGCGCCGCTGCCGATGCCGCTCCAGAATCTGCTGGTGTCCGAGGCGCACCTGCGGCTGATGGAGTCCGGCGACCCGACCGTGGTGCCGATGCCGGTCGGCCAGATCGTCGGCCGGATGAACGAGGTGCGCCCGGTCGCCGACGTCCTGGCCGACCTGGTCGCCGAGGCCGACGAGACCCTCGCCCGCCTGGGGAAGCTGGCCGGTTAG